The following proteins are encoded in a genomic region of Rhinoraja longicauda isolate Sanriku21f chromosome 28, sRhiLon1.1, whole genome shotgun sequence:
- the LOC144607431 gene encoding histone H3-like, giving the protein MLHYPLLSLDGGAQLHSSQGKGGCLDNGTIKVIIPQCLLPTKAAWKSAPSTGGVKKPHRYRPGTVALREIRRYQKSTELLIRKLPFQRLVREIAQDFKTGLRFQTSSIMALQEASEAYLVGLFEDTNLCAIHAKRVTIMAKDIHLARRIRGERT; this is encoded by the exons ATGCTGCATTATCCTCTGTTGAGCCTGGACGGAGGGGCCCAGTTACACTCTTCTCAAGGGAAGGGAGGCTGTTTAGACAATGGGACTATCAAGGTCATAATTCCACAATGCCTG CTGCCGACCAAAGCAGCGTGGAAGAGCGCTCCGTCCACGGGTGGAGTGAAGAAGCCTCATCGCTACCGGCCCGGCACCGTGGCTCTGAGAGAGATCCGGCGCTACCAGAAATCCACTGAGCTGCTCATCCGCAAACTGCCCTTCCAGCGCCTGGTGCGGGAGATCGCTCAGGACTTCAAGACAGGCCTGCGCTTCCAGACCTCGTCCATCATGGCCCTGCAGGAGGCCAGCGAGGCTTACCTGGTGGGGCTCTTTGAGGACACCAATCTCTGCGCCATCCACGCCAAGCGAGTCACCATCATGGCCAAAGACATCCATCTGGCCCGCCGCATCCGCGGGGAGCGCACCTGA